One Saccharomyces mikatae IFO 1815 strain IFO1815 genome assembly, chromosome: 16 genomic region harbors:
- the PDH1 gene encoding putative 2-methylcitrate dehydratase (similar to Saccharomyces cerevisiae PDH1 (YPR002W); ancestral locus Anc_8.93), translating into MFLNKNLKNNRIKVYLPRRKLSSRSTAYLQTNKRPNPDKVLSDIAKYVHESPITSPLALDTARLCFLDTLGCGLAALKFKQAQNIIKPTVLGTIVPNGTKILGTSYVMDPVKGAFAIGTLIRWLDYNDCWLAAEWGHPSDNLGGILAVADHLTRLNKASHGKDGKEFLVKDVLEAMVKAHEIQGIIALENSFNKVGLDHVVLVKVATAAVVSKMLGLNQEQTIETLSQAFVDGQSLRTYRHAPNTGSRKSWAAGDAVSRAVNLAYLVKNADVGTIPSVLTAKNWGFYDVAFEGKPFTFRQRSEYGSYVMENILFKISFPAEFHAQTAVEAAVKAYSILGKQGKTFKDIKSIRIRTQEAAMRIIDKSGPLYNYADRDHCIQYMIAIPLITGNLTANDYSDQVANNPEIDNLRSKMYCIEDTQLSQDYHDPAKRSIGNAILIELNDGTKLEEIFIEYPVGHKFRREEGIPLLLEKFQRHLCEHFVGTPGKVDAIMNASSKEKILNTPIDIYMDLFAEK; encoded by the coding sequence ATGTTTCTAaacaaaaatctcaaaaataatagaatcAAAGTATATTTGCCAAGAAGGAAACTCTCTTCCCGAAGTACCGCATATTTGCAAACTAATAAAAGACCCAATCCTGATAAGGTTTTGAGTGACATTGCGAAATATGTCCATGAGAGCCCAATCACATCACCTTTGGCTCTAGATACAGCAAGGCTCTGCTTCCTTGACACGCTAGGCTGTGGTTTGGCCgctttgaaatttaaaCAGGCtcaaaatattattaaaCCAACTGTTCTAGGCACAATTGTTCCCAATGGAACCAAAATACTAGGTACTTCTTATGTTATGGATCCAGTGAAGGGAGCTTTTGCCATAGGTACTTTAATACGTTGGTTAGATTACAATGACTGTTGGTTAGCTGCTGAATGGGGACATCCGTCAGATAACCTTGGGGGAATTTTAGCTGTCGCAGATCACTTAACCAGATTAAACAAAGCCAGTCACGGAAAAGATGGGAAAGAGTTTCTTGTTAAAGATGTATTAGAGGCAATGGTTAAAGCACATGAAATTCAAGGTATAATAGCTCTCgaaaattctttcaacaaAGTAGGCTTAGATCATGTAGTGCTGGTGAAAGTGGCAACTGCCGCTGTCGTCTCAAAGATGCTGGGCTTAAATCAAGAGCAGACAATTGAAACACTATCACAAGCTTTTGTGGACGGTCAATCACTGCGTACTTATCGCCATGCCCCAAACACCGGATCTAGGAAGTCGTGGGCGGCTGGGGATGCAGTTTCCAGAGCCGTGAACCTAGCTTATTTGGTCAAAAATGCTGATGTTGGTACCATACCTTCAGTATTAACGGCAAAAAATTGGGGATTTTACGACGTTGCGTTCGAAGGTAAACCATTTACGTTTCGACAAAGGTCAGAATATGGTTCTTACGTAATGGAAAATATCCTGTTTAAGATATCCTTTCCCGCTGAATTTCATGCACAAACTGCTGTTGAAGCTGCTGTTAAAGCATATAGCATTCTTGGCaaacaaggaaaaactTTTAAAGATATCAAGTCCATCAGAATTAGAACTCAAGAGGCGGCAATGAGGATTATAGATAAGTCCGGGCCACTATATAATTATGCTGACAGGGACCACTGTATCCAATATATGATTGCGATTCCGTTAATAACTGGTAATCTCACGGCCAATGATTACTCAGATCAGGTCGCAAACAACCCTGAGATTGACAATTTGAGATCGAAAATGTACTGCATCGAAGATACTCAACTCTCTCAGGACTATCATGATCCTGCCAAAAGGTCAATAGGCAACGCTATTCTCATAGAACTGAACGACGGGACAAAGCTGGAAGAAATCTTTATAGAGTATCCTGTGGGCCACAAATTTAGAAGAGAGGAAGGAATCCCACTATTGctggaaaaatttcaaagacaTCTGTGCGAACATTTCGTAGGCACTCCTGGTAAAGTCGACGCTATAATGAATGCaagttcaaaagaaaaaatcttgaataCTCCAATCGACATATATATGGATTTGTTTGCTGAAAAGTAA
- the SMKI16G1700 gene encoding uncharacterized protein (similar to Saccharomyces cerevisiae YPR003C; ancestral locus Anc_8.99), protein MASNSSLLGRKRPSYSSTVQTRLKRSVDQHDSFSDNFNYDKDSSKNKGRIYVGTSNSTSEVCPAKNSIPESIDNAGFNDGIDDDNRIFETIPYYLPCFAWLPEYTFSKLWGDIIAGISLASFQIPLALSYTTSIAHVPPLCGLYSLAISPFVYGVFGSVPQMIVGPESAISLVVGQAVESITLHKDNVSLIDISIVITFVSGAILLFSGISRFGFLGNVLSKALLRGFISSVGLVMIINSLISELKLDKFLVSLPQHYHTPFEKILFLIDYAPAQYHMPTAIFSGCCLIILFLMRLLKRKLLKYHKGAIFFPDILLVVIVTILISMKFDLKHRYGITIVGDFSMDNFDKLKNPLTRSRRKLIPDLFSASLIVAMLGFFESTTASKSLGTTYNLTVSSNRELVALGFMNIVISLFGALPSFGGYGRSKINALSGAQSVISGVFVGVITLITMNLLLQFVHYIPNCVLSVITTVIGISLLEEVPSDIKFHLRCGGYSELFVFAVTFGVTIFYSIEAGICIGCVYSILNIIKHSAKSRIQILARVAGTSNFTNLDDYLMNMKRNPLSIENTEEIEGCMIVRIPEPLTFTNSEDLKQRLDRIERFGSSKIHPGRKSFRSKDSIKYVIFDLGGMTSLDSSAAQVLDEIITSYKRRNVFIYLANVSINDKIRTRLSKAGVIPNVERAQSSTQENNNGNICSDGQEPYSPYFDSIDAALYEIEKMKAKGNRILNNDSESFMSNTLFNSSLV, encoded by the coding sequence ATGGCTTCGAATAGTTCGTTATTGGGGCGTAAGAGACCATCATACTCCTCTACTGTTCAAACAAGACTCAAAAGATCAGTCGATCAACACGATTCTTTCTCGGACAATTTCAATTATGATAAGGATTCAtccaaaaataaaggtAGGATTTACGTTGGAACTTCAAATTCAACTTCTGAGGTATGCCCagcaaaaaattcaattcCGGAATCCATTGATAACGCAGGGTTCAATGATGGCATTGACGACGATAATAGAATATTTGAAACGATCCCTTATTACTTGCCCTGCTTTGCATGGCTCCCTGAGTATACTTTCAGTAAACTGTGGGGAGACATAATTGCAGGCATTTCCCTGGCGTCATTCCAGATACCGCTGGCGCTATCGTACACAACTTCAATTGCACATGTCCCACCTCTATGTGGCCTATATTCTTTGGCTATCAGCCCATTCGTGTATGGTGTTTTCGGCTCTGTTCCTCAGATGATAGTTGGGCCAGAAAGTGCAATTTCTTTGGTTGTAGGTCAAGCAGTTGAATCTATAACACTACATAAAGACAATGTTTCTCTAATTGATATTTCAATAGTTATAACATTTGTTAGTGGCGctattttacttttttctgGTATTTCCAGATTTGGCTTCCTAGGGAACGTTCTTAGCAAGGCACTTCTGCGAGGTTTTATAAGTTCTGTAGGACTGGTTATGATTATCaactctttgatttctgAATTAAAGCTAGACAAATTTCTAGTAAGCTTACCTCAACACTATCATActccttttgaaaaaatacttttcCTTATTGATTATGCACCAGCGCAGTACCACATGCCAACGGCGATATTTAGCGGTTGCTGCTTAATTatcctttttttgatgcGTCTATTGAAGAGgaaattgttgaaataCCACAAAGGTGCAATATTTTTCCCAGACATATTATTAGTAGTTATTGTCACCATTCTtatttcaatgaaatttgATTTAAAACACAGATATGGTATAACTATCGTTGGCGACTTCAGTATGGATaactttgataaattaaaaaacCCATTGACTCGCTCTAGACGTAAGTTAATACCGGATCTTTTTAGTGCATCCCTGATTGTGGCAATGTTGGGGTTTTTTGAATCTACTACGGCATCTAAATCTTTGGGAACAACCTACAATCTTACTGTCTCCTCTAATAGAGAACTGGTAGCTTTAGGATTCATGAATATTGTCATCTCATTATTCGGCGCTCTTCCTTCATTCGGCGGATATGGAAGGTCTAAGATCAATGCCCTATCAGGGGCACAAAGCGTAATATCTGGAGTTTTTGTAGGTGTTATCACCCTAATTACGATGAATttacttcttcaattcGTGCACTATATTCCCAACTGTGTCTTATCCGTTATTACAACCGTAATTGGAATTAGTTTGTTAGAGGAAGTGCCTAGTGATATTAAGTTTCATTTGCGATGTGGTGGTTATAGTgaactttttgtttttgctGTTACGTTTGGTGTCACAATATTTTACTCAATCGAAGCTGGAATATGTATTGGATGCGTCTATTCAATCCtgaatataataaaacaTTCTGCGAAGTCAAGAATCCAAATCTTGGCTAGAGTAGCTGGGACGTCGAACTTCACGAACCTTGATGATTATTTGATGAACATGAAGAGGAATCCATTAAGTATTGAGAATACGGAAGAGATTGAGGGATGCATGATTGTTAGGATACCAGAGCCTCTCACATTTACCAATAGTGAAGATTTAAAGCAAAGGCTTGACAGAATAGAGAGATTTGGTTCGTCTAAGATACACCCTGGAAGAAAATCGTTTCGATCAAAGGATTCCATAAAATAtgtcatttttgatttagGTGGAATGACCTCATTAGATTCATCAGCTGCCCAGGTACTAGATGAAATTATTACCAGTTATAAAAGGCGCAATGTCTTTATTTACCTTGCGAATGTATctattaatgataagatAAGGACGCGATTGTCGAAAGCAGGTGTGATTCCCAACGTGGAAAGGGCACAGTCAAGTAcgcaagaaaataataatggcaATATATGCAGTGACGGTCAAGAGCCGTATTCCCCGTACTTCGATAGTATTGATGCTGCTCTTTAtgagattgaaaaaatgaaagccAAAGGAAATCGTATTCTGAATAATGATTCGGAAAGTTTCATGTCTAATACTTTATTCAATTCAAGTTTGGTGTAA
- the AIM45 gene encoding Aim45p (similar to Saccharomyces cerevisiae AIM45 (YPR004C); ancestral locus Anc_8.100): MFKSLTAILPKVGKRKFVQQNYASTLAFIESSKDGSVSRSSLSLLTAAQKLSNPITAIITGSKAEKTAKALKSSYSCSNLKKLVIFEDSRLDTCLPEELTPLLVKILEGNDYSHFVISNSSVGKSVLPRVAALLDVQPVCEVTVIKDPKTFVRPVYAGNIISTLECPLDKKLLSIRASAFPPIAEGSMNSVVIEKGTDIPPCKLDVTWVKTILTKSERPELTSAQNVVTGGRALKDKETFDKLLSPLADVLHAAIGATRASVDNGLCDNSLQIGQTGKVVAPNLYIAVGVSGAVQHLAGMKDSKVIVAINNDPDAPIFNVADYGLQGDLYKIVPELTEKLRK; the protein is encoded by the coding sequence ATGTTCAAATCATTGACTGCTATTTTGCCAAAAGTTGGCAAGAGAAAGTTCGTGCAACAAAATTACGCATCCACTTTAGCTTTCATTGAAAGTTCAAAGGATGGCTCCGTGTCAAGATCATCGTTGAGTTTGTTGACTGCAGCACAAAAGTTATCTAACCCTATCACAGCCATAATCACGGGTAGCAAAGCTGAGAAAACTGCCAAAGCGCTCAAATCTTCATACTCCTGCAGCAATTTAAAGAAGCTTGTCATATTTGAGGACTCCAGGTTAGATACCTGTCTTCCTGAAGAATTGACTCCGTTGTTagtaaaaattttggaaggAAATGACTATTCACATTTTGTAATCTCGAATTCATCTGTTGGCAAAAGTGTTTTACCTCGTGTGGCTGCACTCTTAGATGTGCAACCCGTTTGTGAAGTTACCGTAATTAAAGATCCTAAGACCTTTGTTAGACCTGTTTATGCTGGTAATATCATTTCTACATTAGAATGTCCATTAGACAAGAAGTTGTTGAGCATTAGAGCATCGGCTTTTCCACCAATTGCGGAAGGTAGTATGAACTCCGTTGTCATTGAGAAGGGAACTGATATACCTCCTTGTAAATTGGATGTTACCTGGGTAAAAACCATTCTTACCAAGAGTGAGAGGCCAGAGCTCACTTCTGCACAGAACGTGGTAACTGGTGGAAGGGCACTTAAGGACAAAGAAACATTTGATAAACTACTTTCACCATTGGCAGACGTTTTACATGCTGCTATAGGTGCTACAAGGGCTTCTGTTGATAACGGTTTATGTGATAATTCTCTACAAATCGGCCAAACTGGTAAGGTAGTTGCACCAAATTTGTATATAGCTGTTGGCGTTTCTGGTGCAGTCCAGCATTTAGCGGGAATGAAGGATTCAAAAGTTATCGTTGCCATCAATAATGATCCTGATGCCCCCATATTTAATGTTGCTGACTATGGGTTACAAGGAGATCTTTACAAGATAGTCCCTGAACTAACTGAAAAACTTcgtaaataa
- the HAL1 gene encoding Hal1p (similar to Saccharomyces cerevisiae HAL1 (YPR005C); ancestral locus Anc_8.102) produces the protein MREEQTQRTLMKERRLKDLGSHDYTLKNLMYENHCCKFYDAVDENNTSYVLKFIPSDMTLDGDILPFIDYFQVKQGLFLVYASNNFAKEGTDYFTYSGSSEKKVSIPNTALGTEKKLQFIETDHPKFQKLTKKQQDTKNSTSKKSVVTNHFSGKKTPNPGPKSLDELKGEINVGISNIKSNTKNTSKIRSEKFVSCLIETKHTPGLASILSKDGTAYPSNTNGGHISIVHPTLQIYHSSHKQIVKTPAPKGSISPVERCSLKEGNFKCFSPRPLEHGNPKCDFQNNMELRLLESSMLQRRQSTQNI, from the coding sequence ATGAGAGAAGAACAAACCCAAAGAACACTAATGAAAGAGAGGCGCTTGAAAGATTTAGGATCACATGACTACACTCTTAAAAACTTGATGTACGAAAACCACTGCTGCAAATTTTATGACGCCGTGGATGAAAATAACACTTCATATGTCCTGAAATTTATTCCCTCTGATATGACTTTGGACGGGGACATCCTTCCATTCATAGATTATTTTCAAGTTAAGCAAGGTCTTTTTTTGGTATATGCCTCAAACAACTTTGCGAAGGAAGGCACAGATTACTTCACCTATAGTGGTAGCagtgaaaagaaagtcaGCATCCCAAACACTGCTTTAggaacagaaaaaaagctaCAGTTTATTGAAACAGATCATCCAAAATTCCAAAAGCTAACAAAAAAGCAGCAGGATACAAAGAATAGTACGTCGAAGAAAAGTGTGGTTACCAACCATTTCTCAGGCAAGAAAACACCAAATCCGGGGCCAAAGAGTCTCGACGAATTGAAAGGGGAGATTAATGTCGGGATATCGAATATTAAAAGTAACACTAAGAACACATCGAAAATACGAAGTGAGAAGTTTGTAAGTTGTCTCATCGAAACAAAACATACACCCGGATTGGCATCTATACTGTCGAAGGATGGGACTGCATATCCGAGTAACACAAATGGAGGACATATCAGTATCGTGCATCCTACCTTACAGATATATCATTCATCCCATAAACAGATCGTTAAAACGCCTGCCCCTAAGGGCAGTATTTCTCCGGTTGAGAGATGTTCCCTTAAGGAAGGAAATTTCAAATGTTTTTCACCAAGACCCCTAGAGCATGGAAATCCGAAGTGTGATTTTCAGAATAACATGGAACTAAGATTACTGGAGAGCTCGATGTTGCAGAGGAGACAGTCAACACAAAATATTTGA
- the ICL2 gene encoding methylisocitrate lyase ICL2 (similar to Saccharomyces cerevisiae ICL2 (YPR006C); ancestral locus Anc_8.103), which translates to MISMIKSKPPNRTASRALKKLIIVSNKSQRRSFNEARSTKDFISSESSKVEDWWASKRFENITRSYSARDVVKHRGSLPANTSIYPSSHQAQKLFNFLEENFKSGTPLHTLGVIDPVQMSQLARCENIKVAYISGWACSSTLVGSTNEVSPDFGDYPYDTVPNQVERIFKAQQLHDRKAFLEASIKGSIPVDYLTPIIADADMGHGGPTTVMKVAKLFAEKGAAGIHLEDQMVGGKRCGHLSGAVLVPTATHLMRLISTRFQWDIMGTENLAIARTDSCNGKLLSSSSDPRDHEFIKGIIGKNVVPWSEKLIEMENMKISNSVISDMEQEWYHKNELFTFEEALAKQFTAGEFATYKEKKEDLMVNKLGRAYLSLREMQLLAHEVTPSKNIIFDWDAPRTKEGYYMFKGCIEAAIRRSLVFAPYSDMIWLETKTPDLEQARSFSSEIHKKFPATKLVYNLSPSFNWSAHGFDDKALKSFIWDLAKEGFTLQLVSLAGLHSDGVSFWELANAFQNDGMKAYVEKVQRREKESNCDILTHQHWSGAEYVDSLMKVVQNGASSQTLSTSGEGFTETQF; encoded by the coding sequence ATGATTTCAATGATTAAGAGTAAACCACCCAATAGAACGGCTTCAAGGGCACTGAAGAAGCTGATTATCGTGTCAAATAAGTCACAGCGGAGATCTTTTAACGAGGCAAGAAGTACCAAGGATTTTATCTCGTCGGAATCAAGTAAAGTAGAAGATTGGTGGGCATCAAagagatttgaaaatattactCGTTCCTATTCAGCTAGGGATGTTGTAAAGCATCGGGGCAGTCTGCCTGCGAATACTTCAATCTACCCTTCATCTCACCAAGCTCAGAAACTGTTCAACTTtttagaagaaaacttcaaGAGCGGCACTCCACTTCATACGTTAGGAGTTATTGACCCTGTACAAATGAGCCAGTTGGCACGTTGTGAAAATATCAAGGTTGCCTACATATCTGGCTGGGCATGTTCCTCTACATTGGTCGGATCTACTAATGAAGTATCACCAGATTTTGGCGATTATCCATATGATACAGTGCCGAATCAAGTGGAGAGAATTTTCAAGGCACAGCAATTGCATGATCGAAAGGCTTTTTTGGAGGCCTCTATCAAAGGCTCTATACCTGTTGATTATTTAACACCAATTATAGCAGACGCAGATATGGGACATGGTGGCCCCACAACAGTGATGAAAGTTGCAAAGTTGTTCGCGGAGAAGGGGGCTGCGGGTATCCACCTCGAAGACCAAATGGTAGGAGGTAAACGGTGTGGTCACCTTAGTGGGGCTGTTTTGGTACCCACAGCGACGCATCTTATGAGATTAATTTCTACCAGGTTTCAATGGGATATTATGGGAACAGAAAATTTAGCTATTGCGAGAACAGACTCTTGCAATGGCAAGTTATTGAGTTCGAGCAGTGACCCAAGAGATCATGAATTTATCAAGGGTATAATAGGAAAGAATGTGGTGCCCTGGAGTGAAAAGCTAATTGAAATGGAGAATATGAAGATTAGCAACTCCGTCATTTCCGATATGGAACAAGAATGGTACCACAAGAATGaattgtttacatttgaaGAGGCCTTAGCAAAACAATTTACGGCTGGCGAATTTGCAActtacaaagaaaaaaaggaggaTCTTATGGTAAACAAACTGGGTAGAGCATATTTAAGTTTGAGAGAAATGCAGCTTTTGGCCCATGAGGTGACACCAtcgaaaaatataatatttgaTTGGGATGCTCCGAGAACTAAAGAGGGATATTATATGTTTAAAGGTTGTATTGAAGCAGCTATCAGAAGATCTTTGGTTTTTGCCCCATATTCTGACATGATTTGGTTAGAAACGAAAACACCCGATCTAGAACAGGCACGTTCATTCTCAAGTGAAATCCATAAGAAATTTCCAGCAACTAAGTTAGTGTATAATTTATCTCCAAGTTTTAATTGGAGCGCCCACggatttgatgataaggCATTGAAATCCTTCATATGGGACTTGGCAAAAGAGGGCTTTACATTGCAATTAGTCTCCCTTGCTGGGCTGCACTCAGATGGAGTGTCATTCTGGGAATTAGCCAATGCCTTTCAAAATGATGGAATGAAAGCATATGTAGAAAAAGTGCAAAGGCGGGAAAAGGAGAGTAACTGCGATATTCTTACCCACCAGCATTGGTCTGGCGCAGAATACGTTGATTCCTTGATGAAAGTCGTTCAGAACGGTGCCTCATCCCAAACTTTAAGCACGTCTGGTGAGGGATTTACCGAGACACAATTTTGA
- the REC8 gene encoding Rec8p (similar to Saccharomyces cerevisiae REC8 (YPR007C); ancestral locus Anc_8.104) — MAPLLLNFKDDKKYKGLTTVWLLSTLGNSIVKENNSSYSSKSNSTGNISASTVKKKDIVNISIPKTCDEIQNFESDLSLRYISNLLYGVTICYNKKTEYVLNDLNHLLVQLQKNNAYAFKAKNKSTRINGLNNHNSIIGSRNNNYAWEECVFFDDDPLYDITKVPALDFLNNTLQDDISFIEEAKSIRRQDYINELSNSNRFELHSDRTNPDAQSKLGPNVRNSFSLDEIPIDVDFNLDLDDIVSHQGTPLGSHSSSQKDNNDLKFNYDGNELILNFENDDDNNGSKSEETPLENEESAANLKDYELGLEEQESEEENDGGQRKVGVKMQRGNRADVAGLLSKVQFDTKISYPNEVLKFNHGNYSNLMEKSRKKKISGQNAFNSSINSLVRSCGEAEFISTNWLSIFNDFSDLKTGELDLTSQDFGTIERGRKRAHSLVSTQSSNSIRSNEYGRKSFRNNKNDNYSSDMENDNLLLNLEQINEDLEEGHYIEENSQGNILDFNLNLPPSSFGRSHTRNSTRSSGFNEDIVGALRRRIGPSEQNFVEEGDSSNDYFSDSTQQNLPEETNFHDVILDYQTKKFYDYIKERSVAIGRTTRSNPPFKRKVLLVDIIPSRMGEAQIESNLDISEKGVSRQIAAGAFLSLLNLATKGMIKLNEYPAMDADNKDLRIRKEDEIIIYA; from the coding sequence ATGGCACCTCTTTTGTTGAACTTCAAAGATGACAAGAAATATAAGGGTCTCACAACTGTGTGGTTACTTTCTACATTGGGAAATTCCattgtaaaagaaaataatagttCTTATTCGAGCAAAAGCAACTCGACAGGAAATATATCAGCATCTACcgtcaaaaaaaaagacattGTAAATATTTCTATACCCAAAACGTGTGACGAAATTCAGAATTTCGAAAGTGATCTCTCTCTTAGATACATCTCTAACCTTTTATATGGAGTAACAATTTGttacaataaaaaaactgaGTATGTGTTGAATGATCTGAATCATCTGCTTGTGCAActacaaaaaaacaacgCATATGCTTTCAAGGCCAAAAATAAGTCTACAAGAATCAATGGATTGAATAATCATAACAGTATTATCGGGAGCAGAAACAATAACTACGCTTGGGAAGAatgtgttttttttgatgacgATCCCTTATATGATATTACTAAAGTTCCCGCATTGGACTTTCTCAATAACACTCTTCAAGATGATATATCTTTTATTGAGGAGGCTAAATCAATAAGAAGACAAGATTATATAAATGAGTTAAGCAATTCTAACAGGTTTGAACTTCATAGCGATAGGACTAATCCTGATGCGCAAAGCAAGTTGGGACCTAATGTTAGAAACTCTTTCTCTCTGGATGAAATTCCTATTGATGTTGATTTTAACTTGGACTTGGATGATATAGTAAGTCATCAAGGAACACCTCTTGGTTCGCATTCAAGTTCTCAGAAGGATAAtaatgatttgaaatttaattACGATGGTAATGAGTTAATCCTAAATTTTGAGaacgatgatgataacAACGGTAGCAAAAGCGAAGAAACCCCActggaaaatgaagaatcgGCAGCCAACCTCAAAGACTACGAACTAGGGCTGGAAGAGCAAGAATcagaagaggaaaatgaTGGTGGCCAACGCAAAGTCGGTGTCAAAATGCAAAGGGGAAATCGTGCTGATGTAGCTGGCTTATTGTCTAAAGTACAATTTGATACAAAAATAAGCTACCCAAACGAAGTTCTCAAGTTCAACCATGGAAATTACAGCAACTTGATGGAGAAaagtagaaagaaaaaaataagtgGTCAGAATGCCTTCAATTCTAGTATAAACTCCTTGGTAAGATCATGTGGTGAAGCAGAATTCATTTCGACAAATTGGTTAAGTATCTTCAACGACTTTTCTGACTTAAAGACTGGGGAGTTAGATTTAACTTCACAAGATTTCGGCACAATtgaaagaggaagaaaaagggcACATTCTTTGGTATCAACTCAAAGTTCGAACAGTATTAGAAGTAACGAATACGGTAGAAAAAGTTTTCGGAACAACAAGAATGATAACTATTCCTCTGATATGGAAAATGATAATCTATTATTGAATCTTGAACAAATCAATGAAGATCTGGAAGAAGGACATTACATTGAGGAAAACTCTCAAGGAAACATCCTTGACTTTAATTTGAATCTACCTCCTTCAAGTTTTGGAAGAAGTCATACCAGAAATTCAACCAGGTCCAGTGGTTTTAATGAAGACATAGTTGGTGCTctcagaagaagaatcgGGCCTTCCGAACAgaattttgttgaagagGGTGATTCCAGCAACGATTATTTTTCTGACAGCACTCAGCAAAACCTGCCCGAGGAAACAAACTTTCATGATGTTATCCTGGATTATCAGACGAAAAAATTTTACGATTATATCAAAGAGAGGTCAGTTGCCATCGGAAGGACAACACGCTCAAATCCACcgttcaaaagaaaagttctGTTGGTTGATATCATTCCAAGCCGCATGGGTGAAGCTCAAATTGAATCGAATCTTGATATTTCAGAAAAGGGTGTGAGCAGGCAAATAGCCGCCGGGGCTTTCCTATCTTTACTGAATTTGGCTACGAAAGGAATGATCAAATTGAATGAGTATCCTGCTATGGATGCAGATAATAAGGATCTTAGGATACGaaaggaagatgaaataaTTATCTATGCCTGA